The following are from one region of the Hydrogenophaga sp. BPS33 genome:
- the rapZ gene encoding RNase adapter RapZ, producing the protein MNTTTPYSTQLVLITGMSGSGKSVALTALEDVGFYCVDNLPPELLESFVDLQRTNGTPKIAIAMDVRSAASLPGLPRRLEKLKAHTRGTVQLTTVFLDATTDTLVRRFSETRRLHPLSLKQERDQHRALTEAIEHERELLGELREQALVLDTSLIRPTRLRSQVKELIGAGPSPLTLVFESFAFKRGIPMDADYVFDVRMLPNPHYEPELRPLTGLDGPVAKFLAAQPDVQQMEQQITAFLRQWLPHMLRDHRSYVTVAIGCTGGQHRSVYLVEQLSYAFATEWFTRVRHRESDQWPGPDSRIHA; encoded by the coding sequence ATGAACACGACCACGCCCTACTCCACGCAACTCGTCCTGATCACCGGCATGTCCGGCTCGGGCAAGTCGGTCGCGCTGACGGCCCTCGAGGACGTCGGCTTCTACTGCGTCGACAACCTGCCGCCCGAGTTGCTGGAATCTTTCGTCGATCTGCAGCGCACCAATGGCACGCCCAAGATTGCGATCGCCATGGACGTGCGCAGCGCGGCGTCACTGCCAGGCCTGCCTCGCCGTCTGGAAAAGCTCAAGGCGCACACCAGAGGCACCGTGCAGCTCACAACCGTGTTTCTCGACGCCACCACCGACACGCTGGTGCGCCGCTTTTCCGAAACGCGCCGCCTGCACCCGCTTTCGCTCAAACAGGAGCGGGATCAGCACCGAGCGCTCACGGAAGCCATCGAACACGAACGCGAACTGCTGGGCGAGTTGCGCGAGCAGGCCCTGGTGCTCGACACCAGCCTGATCCGACCCACCCGCCTGCGCAGCCAGGTCAAGGAATTGATCGGTGCCGGACCATCACCGTTGACGCTGGTGTTCGAGTCCTTCGCGTTCAAGCGCGGCATTCCCATGGACGCGGACTACGTGTTCGACGTGCGCATGCTGCCCAACCCGCACTACGAGCCCGAGCTGAGACCCCTCACCGGCCTGGACGGGCCGGTGGCCAAGTTCCTCGCGGCGCAGCCCGACGTGCAGCAGATGGAACAGCAGATCACCGCGTTCCTGCGCCAGTGGCTGCCGCACATGCTGCGCGACCACCGCAGCTACGTCACGGTGGCCATCGGCTGCACCGGCGGGCAACACCGCTCGGTGTACCTGGTCGAGCAACTGTCCTATGCGTTCGCCACCGAGTGGTTCACGCGCGTGCGGCACCGCGAAAGCGACCAGTGGCCCGGCCCGGACAGCCGGATACACGCATAA
- the mutY gene encoding A/G-specific adenine glycosylase yields the protein MTRAAVKACALDVAQPNPFALLLIRWQRHAGRSGLPWQNTRDPYLVWLSEVMLQQTQVSSVLSYYPRFLARCPDVQALARASSDEVMALWSGLGYYSRARNLHRCAQVVVDEHGGVFPRTAEALQTLPGIGASTAAAIAAFCYGERISILDGNVRRVLSRLLAFEGDLAQQGPQRELWALAQELLPQAPEPDDMTAYTQGLMDLGATVCLRSKPLCDRCPVQPLCQAHAIGQTQRFPVKSRRLVRRFENWWLLLGRDASAQAPRFWLERRPSSGIWAGLYCPPVYADEAALRAAVPAAMQDRLETLDAVAHSLTHRELRLHPLLLDVSPERAQHLPPGQWVGAADLEARGLPAPVKLLLQALSKTV from the coding sequence ATGACGCGCGCCGCTGTGAAAGCGTGCGCGCTTGACGTGGCGCAGCCGAACCCATTCGCGCTCCTGCTCATTCGGTGGCAACGCCACGCGGGGCGCAGCGGCTTGCCTTGGCAGAACACCCGCGACCCCTACCTGGTGTGGTTGTCCGAGGTCATGTTGCAGCAGACCCAGGTCAGCTCGGTGCTGTCGTACTACCCTCGGTTCCTCGCGCGCTGCCCAGATGTACAGGCCCTGGCCCGCGCCTCGTCCGACGAGGTGATGGCGCTCTGGAGTGGCCTGGGCTACTACAGCCGCGCGCGCAACCTGCACCGTTGCGCGCAGGTCGTTGTGGACGAGCACGGCGGTGTCTTTCCGCGCACCGCCGAAGCCTTGCAGACCTTGCCGGGCATCGGGGCATCGACCGCCGCGGCGATCGCAGCCTTTTGCTACGGCGAGCGCATTTCGATTCTGGATGGCAACGTGCGGCGCGTGTTGTCGCGTCTGCTGGCGTTCGAGGGCGATCTTGCCCAGCAGGGCCCGCAGCGCGAACTCTGGGCGTTGGCGCAGGAACTGCTGCCGCAGGCGCCTGAACCCGATGACATGACCGCGTACACCCAGGGCTTGATGGACTTGGGCGCAACCGTTTGCCTGCGCTCCAAGCCCCTATGCGACCGTTGTCCGGTTCAACCCCTCTGCCAGGCGCACGCGATCGGGCAGACGCAACGTTTCCCGGTCAAGTCACGGCGCCTGGTGCGCCGTTTCGAGAACTGGTGGCTTTTGCTGGGGCGCGATGCGAGTGCACAGGCGCCGCGCTTCTGGCTTGAGCGCCGGCCTTCCAGCGGCATCTGGGCGGGGTTGTACTGCCCGCCGGTGTACGCGGATGAAGCGGCTCTGCGGGCCGCGGTGCCCGCGGCCATGCAGGATCGGCTGGAGACCCTCGACGCCGTGGCGCACAGCCTCACGCACCGCGAGTTGCGTTTGCACCCCTTGTTGTTGGACGTCTCCCCCGAGCGGGCGCAACACCTGCCGCCAGGACAGTGGGTGGGGGCTGCTGATCTGGAGGCCCGTGGTCTGCCGGCGCCCGTCAAGTTGCTGCTGCAGGCGCTGAGCAAAACCGTCTGA
- a CDS encoding dynamin family protein, with protein MSFNQEFDQHGAWRKQFALRLKLLSEWLTDHDLMEPGIRERLDQLHAQVKNDKITVAFVAEFSRGKSELINAVFFAGYGRRIMPASAGRTTMCPTELAYDPDVPPCLRLLPIETRLQPQSLQDWRNAPDKWERVDLDVNDPKQLARMIHKVAEVRRVSRDEAAALGFWHDEAHDDNPLPGPDGLIEVPKWRHALVNMAHPLLKQGLVILDTPGLNAIGAEPELTVSLLPQAHAVVFILAADTGVTKSDLTIWRQHLSVLGEGRESRLVVLNKIDTMWDALSSPEQVEAQIASQRADSAEILGVSPRQVLAVSAQKGLLAKVHRDKKLLEASKLLELETALGEDLLGQRRKILGAVVASGIQALRAETGRQVHTRARDLVEQIQELEGLRGKNAGVIKQMRLRIEQEQAEFDASGAKIQAVRSVHLRLLKDLFAMLSASHLKAEVGALGKLLKQPGIKLGVRRAYNQTFERLRSDLAKADRMAGDIQSMLEGSFKNLNAEYGFSLQAPASPKLAQYARDLDLIEKSHLQYLSLGNALRLAQPEFAERLARALMSRLRVVYDTAVNEVELWNKSAAAQLDAQLRERRRNFGRRIEAVSRIQQAAGGLDERIHELQAQQDQLNLLDAKLGELTDHLLQSSSEEDQADEALVA; from the coding sequence ATGAGTTTCAATCAGGAATTTGATCAGCACGGTGCGTGGCGCAAGCAGTTTGCCTTGCGTCTGAAGCTGTTGTCCGAGTGGCTGACCGATCACGACCTGATGGAACCCGGCATTCGCGAGCGGCTGGACCAGCTTCACGCCCAGGTCAAGAACGACAAGATCACGGTGGCCTTCGTGGCCGAGTTCTCCCGTGGCAAGTCCGAACTGATCAACGCCGTGTTTTTTGCGGGTTATGGCCGGCGCATCATGCCGGCCAGTGCGGGCCGCACCACCATGTGCCCGACCGAACTGGCGTACGACCCCGATGTGCCGCCTTGCCTGCGTCTCTTGCCCATCGAAACGCGCCTGCAGCCGCAGTCGCTGCAGGACTGGCGCAATGCACCCGACAAATGGGAGCGCGTGGATCTGGACGTGAACGACCCCAAGCAGCTGGCGCGCATGATCCACAAGGTGGCCGAAGTGCGCCGGGTCTCTCGCGATGAGGCTGCTGCGCTGGGCTTCTGGCACGACGAGGCCCACGACGACAATCCCTTGCCCGGCCCTGACGGCTTGATCGAGGTGCCGAAGTGGCGCCACGCGCTCGTCAACATGGCGCACCCTTTGCTCAAACAGGGCTTGGTGATCCTTGACACGCCGGGCCTCAACGCCATTGGAGCCGAGCCCGAGTTGACGGTGAGCTTGCTGCCGCAAGCCCATGCGGTTGTGTTCATCCTGGCGGCGGACACCGGCGTGACCAAGTCCGACCTGACGATCTGGCGGCAGCATCTCTCCGTGCTGGGCGAAGGGCGCGAGTCGCGCCTGGTCGTGCTCAACAAGATCGACACGATGTGGGACGCGCTGAGTTCACCCGAACAGGTGGAGGCGCAGATCGCGTCGCAACGCGCCGACTCGGCCGAGATTCTTGGCGTGTCGCCGCGCCAGGTGCTGGCGGTGTCGGCGCAAAAGGGCTTGCTGGCCAAGGTGCATCGCGACAAGAAATTGCTCGAAGCGAGCAAGCTGCTGGAACTGGAAACCGCCTTGGGCGAGGACCTCCTGGGGCAGCGCCGCAAGATCCTGGGCGCCGTGGTGGCCAGCGGCATCCAGGCCTTGCGGGCGGAAACCGGCCGACAGGTTCATACACGCGCGCGCGACCTGGTGGAGCAGATCCAGGAGTTGGAAGGGCTGCGCGGCAAGAACGCCGGTGTGATCAAGCAGATGCGCTTGCGCATCGAGCAGGAACAGGCCGAATTCGATGCCAGCGGTGCCAAGATCCAGGCCGTGCGCTCGGTGCATCTTCGCCTGCTCAAGGATCTGTTTGCCATGCTCAGTGCGTCGCACCTCAAGGCCGAGGTGGGCGCGCTGGGCAAGCTGTTGAAGCAACCCGGCATCAAGCTGGGCGTGCGCCGTGCCTACAACCAGACGTTCGAGCGTTTGCGCAGCGACCTCGCCAAGGCCGATCGCATGGCCGGCGACATCCAGTCCATGCTCGAAGGCAGTTTCAAGAACCTGAACGCGGAGTACGGCTTCTCATTGCAGGCGCCCGCATCGCCCAAGCTGGCGCAATACGCCCGGGACCTGGATCTGATCGAAAAGAGCCACCTTCAGTACCTCAGCCTGGGCAACGCCTTGCGCCTGGCCCAGCCCGAGTTCGCCGAGCGTCTGGCGCGTGCGCTCATGAGCCGCCTGCGTGTCGTCTACGACACCGCCGTGAACGAAGTGGAACTCTGGAACAAGTCGGCCGCCGCACAACTGGATGCGCAGTTGCGCGAACGCCGGCGCAATTTTGGCCGGCGCATCGAGGCGGTGTCGCGGATTCAGCAGGCCGCCGGTGGCCTTGACGAGCGCATCCACGAATTGCAGGCGCAGCAGGATCAGCTCAATCTGTTGGATGCCAAACTCGGTGAACTGACAGACCACCTGCTGCAGTCTTCTTCCGAAGAGGACCAAGCCGACGAAGCCCTGGTGGCATGA
- the mutM gene encoding bifunctional DNA-formamidopyrimidine glycosylase/DNA-(apurinic or apyrimidinic site) lyase — MPELPEVEVTRRSFADRISGAQVQAVFMGKPLRWPLGCAPALLMGKRVCSVARRGKYLLVHFDEGLLLLHLGMSGSLQFALELPPRGVHDHFELSTSQGMLRLHDPRRFGAVVYAASPDDARALKLLSGLGVEPLEAGFDPLDFHRALKLRRAAVKQVLLMGDVVVGVGNIYASEALFMAGIHPALRADRLSKPRAARLHQAIVSVLQRAVALGGSTLRDFSSAEGQSGYFQLDAMVYGREGLPCRACGTPVRAMRQGQRSTFFCPVCQKK; from the coding sequence ATGCCCGAATTGCCCGAAGTGGAAGTCACGCGGCGCAGCTTTGCCGATCGCATCTCTGGCGCGCAGGTGCAGGCCGTCTTCATGGGCAAACCCCTGCGTTGGCCGTTGGGTTGCGCCCCGGCCCTGTTGATGGGTAAGCGGGTGTGTTCGGTTGCGCGCCGCGGCAAGTACCTGCTGGTGCATTTTGACGAAGGGCTGTTGCTGTTGCACCTGGGCATGTCGGGCAGTCTGCAGTTTGCGCTGGAACTGCCGCCGCGCGGTGTACACGACCACTTTGAGCTCTCCACCAGCCAGGGGATGCTGCGTCTGCACGATCCCCGGCGCTTCGGCGCAGTGGTGTACGCGGCGTCGCCGGACGACGCGCGCGCACTCAAGTTGCTGAGCGGGCTGGGGGTGGAGCCGCTGGAAGCGGGTTTCGACCCATTGGACTTTCACCGCGCACTGAAGTTGAGGCGCGCGGCCGTCAAGCAGGTGTTGTTGATGGGGGACGTGGTGGTAGGCGTGGGCAACATCTACGCGTCCGAAGCCTTGTTCATGGCAGGCATCCACCCCGCGCTGCGCGCGGATCGCCTGAGCAAGCCCCGGGCGGCGCGGCTGCACCAGGCCATCGTGTCGGTGCTGCAACGCGCCGTGGCCCTGGGCGGCAGCACGTTGCGCGACTTCTCAAGCGCCGAAGGGCAGAGCGGGTACTTTCAGCTCGATGCCATGGTTTATGGCCGCGAAGGCCTGCCTTGCCGGGCCTGCGGGACGCCTGTTCGTGCGATGCGGCAAGGGCAACGGTCCACCTTCTTCTGTCCGGTGTGCCAAAAGAAATGA